A section of the Acidobacterium capsulatum ATCC 51196 genome encodes:
- the ftcD gene encoding glutamate formimidoyltransferase — MTSSGPLFEPDALIECVPNFSEGRDEQAIHKIIAAMAVEGVQLLDYSLDHDHNRSVVTIAGHPAAVQEAAIRAAGAAAELIDLTRQQGVHPRIGAADVIPFVPIRGISLEQCALIARQAGREVWRRYGVPVYFYEAAAARPDRAQLEEVRRGQFEGLREAVRNEPARRPDVGGPELHPTAGAVAIGARKFLIAYNIYLDTPDVGIARAIAREVRHSGGGLHGVKALGVLVNGEAQVTMNVTDFTRVSVGEVFALVKQKAQAHGTVPIRGELIGLIPEAAYERESEWARLLHEFDPDQKVLERRLAWPIAWPGAGQQG; from the coding sequence GTGACCTCATCCGGTCCGCTCTTTGAGCCGGACGCTCTCATCGAGTGCGTCCCCAATTTCTCCGAAGGCAGAGACGAGCAAGCCATCCACAAGATCATCGCCGCCATGGCCGTGGAAGGCGTGCAGCTCCTCGACTACTCGCTCGATCACGACCACAACCGCTCCGTCGTCACCATCGCGGGGCATCCGGCAGCCGTGCAGGAGGCTGCCATCCGCGCCGCCGGGGCCGCCGCCGAGCTCATCGACCTCACTCGTCAGCAGGGCGTGCATCCCCGCATCGGCGCGGCTGATGTCATTCCGTTTGTGCCCATTCGCGGCATCTCGCTCGAGCAGTGCGCCCTTATCGCCCGCCAGGCCGGCAGGGAAGTCTGGCGCCGGTACGGCGTTCCGGTCTATTTCTACGAGGCCGCTGCTGCCCGGCCCGACCGGGCCCAGTTGGAGGAGGTGCGCCGCGGCCAGTTCGAGGGCCTGCGCGAAGCCGTGCGCAACGAACCTGCCCGCCGCCCCGACGTTGGCGGTCCCGAACTGCACCCCACCGCCGGAGCCGTCGCCATCGGCGCGCGCAAATTTCTCATCGCCTACAACATCTATCTCGACACTCCTGACGTGGGCATCGCCCGTGCCATCGCCCGCGAGGTCCGCCATTCCGGCGGAGGCCTCCACGGCGTCAAAGCCCTGGGAGTTCTCGTCAACGGCGAGGCACAGGTCACCATGAATGTCACTGACTTTACCCGCGTCTCGGTCGGCGAGGTCTTCGCCCTGGTCAAGCAAAAGGCACAGGCGCACGGTACCGTCCCCATTCGCGGTGAGTTGATCGGTTTGATTCCGGAGGCCGCTTATGAGCGGGAAAGCGAATGGGCGCGTCTATTACATGAGTTCGATCCAGACCAGAAAGTGCTCGAACGCAGACTCGCCTGGCCCATCGCCTGGCCCGGTGCCGGTCAGCAAGGTTGA